The following proteins are encoded in a genomic region of Pelodictyon phaeoclathratiforme BU-1:
- the brxC gene encoding BREX system P-loop protein BrxC, which yields MPKIKELLSLNLDIDIKNVIDLEEQVEEEIRYEIDNYIITENIGRHLSTFASKYNSSIKETGVWLSGFYGSGKSYFGKMLGYLLDNRVIMGTQAIERIIPRLSGLNDAALIENDLRKFASSNNRVISLDIAKQNTDKGLTFTLFRNFLKSLGFLDSVYGYIEYQLFLDGHYPAFVEKVKLLTGEEWQSIRASSMRVPSTIRKVLTAWKYTEQEYDETVIHLNSIIDSFSASKLKDELSRYLEKQQGETIVFIFDEASEAISQKKFTLLDLEGLSESLSAIASRVWTIAIAQEKLDDVINNNSISKSQLTKVTDRFKTKIHLESTEVDVIIRSRLLQKSDEGQQLLNTFFDQNAGKIADITNLKASIPTKSENRELFTIYYPFHHYQFQLLQNFLFASNALTASQVAARGMIITTFDVLRNKLGKLNAYNFATAFDICDEAQTAPTAALVNKYDLARQMLKESAIDGIRLLKAIHFLSVSELVATTAENITKVYISTVDDYYSVKPLIEEALTTLTTAKVLLESNNSFKITSDLETKLLDEMKDFTVEHFKRKNELVARLQKNSSIRSIGTISDKSVTYNFHVTTDLGDELMGSSNKDLQIEVCSLYSITENRLDFMESIKQQTRDIKHKITLLPDNAQFSTISHLIEEILRFAYMDDKYKNDSDATIKQIIRSFSVIRDEREKDLLNLINSAYTNAKAIYLFNTVQLSEASFKSEINTLQKKVLDNVFYKRPSRQLSEALATSIIKERQNDKLPKFNFSENGGNDFTFFDSNGNFVGDTLECIESVTAKIKSQYLSGKDLELELKSAPTGYEYGTVATLVAVLFRTGRLTARFNAKDIFSYRDDVVESIFSSSRNFQKASFKSLSKSLTTAQKSDMVTLLRALKIEEVTKERVDWNSNDFALIEAIRALSEYYINAVRTLKKTVTDFEPLFGSETTLIGKLHQFSGKVTEGNFLDTADNFLLNQAVFEATVKKIEKIEKFIKSNLQKARFIKRFVDELKIELEKANVTSREIQETITRFDEIYSSSVVEGYREILVEGQKLKDFYHTLMVDANTTASDANRELLAVATALITEINSYPETQNRDLLRQVQFVKEYAEKRINQEVKLDYTIKCASSHFSLSEMITCTALAPQKLAELEVAAMSIVKEAPPAPVPVEESNSGEVIPIPPPKALKRISLKIARTTTVGAFKQMLQLQLQQVAGMQESDQIEIDL from the coding sequence ATGCCCAAAATCAAAGAGCTGTTGAGTCTCAACCTCGATATTGATATCAAGAATGTCATTGACCTTGAAGAGCAGGTTGAAGAGGAGATTCGTTACGAGATCGACAACTACATTATCACCGAAAATATTGGCCGTCACCTCTCCACCTTTGCCTCAAAATATAACTCCAGCATCAAGGAGACTGGCGTCTGGCTCTCAGGTTTTTACGGCTCCGGCAAATCCTATTTTGGCAAGATGCTTGGCTACCTGCTCGACAACAGGGTAATTATGGGAACCCAAGCCATAGAGCGCATCATCCCGCGACTCTCCGGGCTCAATGATGCCGCCCTTATCGAAAACGACCTGCGCAAATTCGCCAGTAGCAACAACCGGGTTATCTCTCTCGACATCGCCAAACAGAACACCGACAAGGGGCTGACCTTTACCCTCTTCCGCAATTTTTTGAAAAGCCTCGGATTTCTTGACTCTGTGTACGGCTATATTGAGTATCAGCTCTTTCTTGACGGCCACTATCCAGCCTTTGTAGAGAAGGTAAAGCTGCTCACGGGTGAAGAGTGGCAGAGCATTCGGGCAAGCTCCATGCGCGTCCCCTCAACCATTCGCAAAGTCTTGACCGCATGGAAATATACCGAACAGGAGTACGACGAAACCGTCATCCATCTGAACTCGATCATTGACAGCTTCAGCGCATCGAAGCTCAAGGATGAACTGAGCCGCTACCTCGAAAAGCAGCAAGGCGAAACAATCGTCTTTATTTTTGACGAAGCAAGCGAAGCCATCAGCCAGAAAAAGTTTACTCTGCTTGACCTTGAAGGGCTAAGCGAATCACTCTCCGCCATCGCCTCCAGAGTCTGGACCATCGCCATTGCCCAGGAGAAGCTCGACGATGTGATCAACAACAACAGTATCAGCAAGAGTCAGCTCACCAAAGTGACTGATCGCTTTAAAACCAAGATTCACCTTGAATCAACTGAAGTCGATGTCATTATCCGCAGCCGCCTGCTCCAGAAAAGTGACGAAGGGCAACAGTTGCTCAACACCTTTTTCGACCAGAACGCAGGGAAAATTGCCGACATCACCAACCTCAAAGCCTCCATCCCGACCAAGTCAGAGAACAGGGAGCTGTTCACCATCTACTACCCTTTCCACCACTACCAGTTCCAGTTGCTGCAGAATTTTCTCTTTGCCTCCAACGCCCTGACGGCCTCGCAGGTGGCTGCCCGAGGGATGATTATCACCACCTTCGACGTTCTTCGCAACAAGCTTGGCAAGCTCAATGCATACAATTTTGCCACCGCCTTTGACATCTGTGACGAAGCGCAGACGGCCCCAACCGCTGCCCTGGTCAACAAGTACGACCTTGCCCGCCAGATGCTCAAAGAGTCAGCCATTGACGGCATCCGGCTGCTCAAGGCCATCCACTTTCTCTCGGTATCAGAGCTTGTTGCAACTACGGCTGAGAACATCACCAAAGTCTACATCTCTACAGTTGACGACTACTACAGCGTAAAGCCCCTGATTGAAGAGGCGCTTACAACCTTGACCACGGCAAAAGTACTTCTTGAGAGCAACAACTCCTTCAAAATCACTTCTGATCTGGAGACAAAGCTCCTCGATGAAATGAAGGATTTTACGGTTGAGCACTTCAAACGCAAAAATGAGCTGGTCGCCCGATTGCAGAAAAACAGCTCCATCCGCTCAATCGGAACCATCAGCGACAAGAGCGTCACCTACAATTTTCATGTTACCACTGACCTTGGCGATGAACTTATGGGCTCATCAAACAAGGATCTCCAGATAGAGGTGTGCAGCCTCTACAGCATCACCGAAAACCGGCTCGACTTCATGGAGAGCATCAAACAGCAGACCCGCGACATCAAGCACAAAATCACACTTCTCCCCGACAACGCACAATTCAGCACCATCAGCCACCTGATTGAGGAGATCCTGCGATTCGCCTACATGGACGACAAGTACAAAAACGACAGCGATGCAACCATCAAGCAAATCATCCGCTCATTCTCGGTCATCCGGGACGAACGGGAAAAGGATCTCCTTAACCTGATCAACAGCGCCTATACCAACGCCAAAGCGATCTACCTCTTCAATACGGTGCAGCTCAGTGAAGCCAGTTTCAAGAGTGAAATAAACACCCTTCAAAAAAAGGTGCTCGATAATGTTTTTTACAAACGCCCCTCCAGGCAGCTCTCCGAAGCGCTGGCTACCTCAATTATAAAGGAGCGGCAGAACGACAAGCTGCCAAAGTTCAATTTCAGTGAAAACGGCGGCAACGACTTTACCTTTTTCGACTCCAACGGCAACTTCGTGGGCGACACTCTTGAGTGCATTGAGTCGGTAACCGCCAAAATCAAAAGCCAATACCTCAGTGGCAAAGATCTTGAACTGGAGTTAAAGAGCGCCCCCACCGGCTACGAATATGGCACGGTAGCTACCCTTGTGGCTGTACTCTTTCGTACCGGTCGCCTCACCGCCAGGTTCAACGCCAAAGATATTTTTTCGTACCGCGACGATGTTGTCGAAAGCATCTTCAGCTCCAGCCGGAACTTCCAGAAAGCCTCCTTCAAGTCACTCTCCAAATCGCTGACGACCGCCCAGAAATCCGATATGGTCACCCTGCTTCGAGCCCTCAAGATCGAAGAGGTGACCAAAGAGCGGGTTGACTGGAACAGCAATGACTTTGCGCTCATTGAGGCCATCCGTGCCCTCTCGGAGTACTACATCAACGCCGTCCGGACGCTGAAAAAGACCGTAACGGACTTTGAACCGCTCTTTGGCAGCGAAACCACCCTTATTGGCAAACTGCACCAGTTTTCCGGCAAGGTGACTGAGGGCAACTTTCTTGACACGGCTGACAACTTCCTACTCAATCAGGCGGTGTTTGAGGCAACGGTCAAAAAAATCGAGAAGATTGAAAAATTCATCAAGTCGAACCTGCAAAAAGCCAGATTCATCAAGCGCTTTGTTGATGAGCTGAAAATCGAGCTTGAAAAGGCCAACGTCACCAGCCGCGAAATTCAGGAGACCATTACACGCTTTGATGAAATCTACTCATCATCCGTGGTTGAAGGGTATAGGGAGATTCTTGTTGAAGGGCAGAAGCTCAAGGACTTTTACCACACCCTGATGGTTGATGCCAATACAACGGCCAGCGACGCAAACCGGGAGCTGCTTGCCGTCGCAACCGCACTCATCACAGAGATCAACAGCTATCCCGAAACACAGAACCGTGACCTGTTGCGGCAGGTTCAGTTCGTCAAAGAGTATGCTGAAAAGCGCATCAATCAAGAGGTCAAGCTCGACTACACCATCAAGTGCGCCAGTTCCCACTTTTCACTCTCGGAGATGATCACCTGCACCGCGCTTGCTCCGCAGAAGCTTGCCGAGCTGGAGGTTGCCGCAATGAGTATTGTCAAGGAAGCTCCTCCTGCCCCCGTACCGGTGGAAGAGAGCAATAGCGGAGAAGTCATCCCCATACCACCACCGAAAGCATTAAAACGGATCTCGCTCAAAATTGCCCGCACCACAACGGTCGGGGCATTCAAGCAGATGCTTCAGCTCCAGTTACAACAGGTTGCCGGAATGCAGGAGAGTGACCAAATTGAAATAGACCTCTAA
- a CDS encoding Eco57I restriction-modification methylase domain-containing protein translates to MKLSDHVKSIRELISSAFANQFARLGITAERQSEPATLDQPQQELRATLDAILESHNKETGTPAAAYQKALDDYTFTLFNRLAALKVMEAHRMFPEVLTKRAENGGHSFGHRAWLEQNPFMSSEELEGLLFYIRFAFDTLSDKIRLYSRESTYDMLPYVLDLNAIIGAFNAVEEDSDVGSEIWLSDDIMGWLYESYNLSKKQAFKESGDKIEFDKVALSSQVYTPRWVVEFLVNNSLGKLYLEMYPDSEIGRKYKIANIPATRVREPKPLTEIRLIDPATGSANFLLYAFDLFYDLYLDQIENYGAEYDEEEIGKLIIEHNLYGVDLDDRAIQIAQLGLYIKALRRNSRIHIERFNVVSSDFYLPDFDVVASSFSGSLATDSQQMSLIKAIWADLQRAYQFGSLIRIEERFNANFASLFEKAKADQQDLFATAEFESQEKFKAELFRDLHNAVSAYSQSSGNSFLRSKSNDAITFLEIMTRKYDVAVANPPYTDSSDFGKELKAFIEGNYKKPYGFHSNLYATFIKRCAEIITDTGKIAMIHPLTFMYIKTFEGVREYILNNLHINIFVDYGLSNLFGSIMVDPAFYVLEKGITTNDKSLFISLDQYTRTPQEKFKKDYALTALENFVSGKTDKHNILINQDKLKIIKSWPFIYWISDAFREKFGSNALQDSFYVAQGLVTSNNERFLRYTWEVFNDYAEENILANQKWFFYPKGGIYCKWLGNNWLLVNWEDNGYEIKNFCDDQGKQKSRPQNESLYFKAGITYGSSGSKGICFRYMQTGQIFSGGGPGIIPKAFNNIPYVIAFLNSKLSAYLLGSLNPTVNTTQGDLNRVPFCLPTKKLEDSITYFSNTAIDVKKRLYSFSLVESNYEANPFLIGISNIDLREKIKSFFTYENHLLTQVLLNEAIINEKIFEVYELTPEDKAMVLAKEGESIGGLPVFPEARAAYLTETEVTAEFPLDKIFTFIESLPTMTMSGQEIADLTAKFETLYQSNNDLEEFCIRNKINPINVWYLFKKSGVLPQQRAKTIAMEFLADLIREILNEDDDGIVPLVRNTGEEILIDRIEKKFEEKGLTSAQFAAFPTVLGKEINDYINNKNFFSDLSDHLNLFMYLPKTPFIWHITSGPRQGFDAFIIIYKWSRDKLFTLKSVYIEKRETALRNRQSDLLGEKSAQAEEEKDTIFHQLKEIESLRKKIDELLSEGYDPKLDDGVGKNIAPLQKRGIIAYEVLNPGQLKKYLNAEW, encoded by the coding sequence ATGAAACTTTCCGACCACGTCAAGAGTATCCGTGAGCTGATTTCGTCAGCCTTTGCGAACCAGTTTGCCCGGCTCGGTATCACAGCAGAGCGCCAGAGTGAACCTGCCACCCTCGACCAGCCACAGCAAGAGCTTCGGGCAACGCTTGATGCCATCCTTGAAAGCCACAACAAAGAGACCGGCACACCTGCCGCAGCCTACCAGAAAGCGCTTGACGACTACACCTTTACCCTCTTCAACCGGCTTGCCGCGCTCAAGGTGATGGAGGCACACCGGATGTTCCCCGAAGTGCTCACCAAACGGGCTGAAAATGGCGGTCACTCTTTTGGCCACCGTGCATGGCTGGAACAAAACCCGTTCATGTCTTCCGAAGAGCTTGAGGGATTGCTCTTCTATATCCGCTTTGCCTTCGACACCCTCAGCGACAAAATCCGACTCTACTCCCGTGAGAGCACCTACGACATGCTTCCCTACGTGCTCGACCTGAACGCCATTATCGGCGCATTCAATGCCGTTGAGGAGGACAGTGATGTTGGCTCTGAAATCTGGCTCTCGGACGACATTATGGGGTGGCTTTACGAAAGCTACAACCTCTCCAAAAAACAAGCATTTAAGGAGTCTGGCGACAAGATCGAGTTCGACAAGGTTGCCCTCTCCTCCCAGGTCTATACGCCGCGCTGGGTTGTTGAGTTTCTGGTGAACAACTCCCTCGGCAAACTCTATCTGGAGATGTACCCAGATTCAGAGATTGGGCGAAAGTACAAAATTGCCAACATCCCCGCCACACGGGTGCGCGAGCCGAAACCCTTGACTGAAATTCGGCTGATTGACCCGGCAACAGGCTCCGCAAACTTTCTGCTCTACGCCTTCGACCTCTTTTATGACCTCTACCTCGACCAGATTGAGAACTATGGCGCTGAGTATGACGAAGAGGAGATCGGGAAGCTCATTATTGAGCACAACCTCTACGGTGTTGACCTCGATGACAGGGCAATCCAGATTGCGCAGTTGGGTCTCTACATTAAGGCATTGCGACGGAACAGCCGCATCCATATCGAGCGCTTCAATGTGGTCTCCTCCGATTTTTACCTGCCCGATTTTGATGTGGTGGCAAGCTCCTTCTCCGGCAGTCTGGCTACCGACTCCCAGCAGATGAGTTTGATCAAGGCAATCTGGGCCGACCTGCAGCGAGCATACCAGTTTGGCTCACTCATCAGGATTGAAGAACGCTTCAATGCCAATTTTGCATCACTCTTTGAAAAGGCAAAAGCTGACCAGCAGGATCTTTTTGCCACGGCTGAATTTGAGAGCCAGGAAAAGTTCAAAGCGGAGCTGTTCCGTGATTTGCACAACGCCGTATCGGCATACAGCCAAAGCAGCGGCAACAGCTTTTTGCGGAGCAAGAGTAATGATGCCATCACCTTTCTGGAGATCATGACCCGGAAGTACGATGTAGCGGTGGCGAATCCGCCCTATACCGATTCAAGTGATTTCGGGAAGGAGTTGAAAGCTTTTATTGAAGGGAATTACAAGAAGCCTTATGGATTTCACTCAAACCTCTATGCGACTTTTATAAAACGATGTGCGGAGATTATCACTGATACCGGCAAGATTGCGATGATTCATCCGCTCACCTTCATGTATATCAAAACCTTTGAGGGGGTTCGGGAATATATCCTTAACAATTTGCATATCAATATTTTTGTCGATTATGGCTTGAGCAACCTCTTTGGCTCCATAATGGTTGACCCTGCGTTTTATGTTCTGGAAAAAGGGATAACGACCAATGACAAATCACTCTTTATTTCACTGGATCAGTATACCCGTACTCCACAGGAGAAATTCAAGAAAGATTATGCTCTCACAGCTCTGGAGAATTTTGTTTCAGGAAAGACGGATAAACATAATATTCTCATTAATCAAGACAAGCTGAAAATCATCAAGTCATGGCCATTTATTTACTGGATTAGTGATGCTTTTCGGGAGAAGTTTGGAAGTAATGCTCTTCAAGATTCATTTTATGTCGCTCAAGGTTTAGTTACTTCAAACAATGAGAGATTCTTGAGGTACACATGGGAGGTTTTTAATGATTATGCAGAAGAAAATATTTTAGCGAATCAAAAATGGTTCTTTTATCCTAAAGGAGGTATATACTGTAAATGGCTTGGAAATAATTGGTTATTGGTAAATTGGGAGGACAATGGGTATGAGATTAAAAATTTTTGTGATGATCAAGGCAAACAAAAATCACGGCCTCAGAATGAATCCTTGTATTTTAAGGCAGGGATAACATATGGAAGCAGTGGCTCGAAAGGCATATGTTTTAGGTATATGCAAACAGGGCAAATATTTTCAGGCGGCGGCCCCGGAATTATTCCTAAAGCTTTTAACAACATTCCTTATGTGATTGCTTTTTTAAATTCAAAGCTTTCCGCATACCTTCTTGGGTCTCTTAATCCTACAGTAAATACTACACAAGGGGATTTAAATAGGGTTCCTTTTTGTCTTCCAACAAAAAAGCTTGAGGACTCTATTACGTATTTTTCAAATACGGCGATTGACGTAAAAAAACGGTTATATTCATTTTCTTTGGTGGAATCAAACTATGAAGCTAATCCTTTTTTGATTGGCATTTCAAATATAGACCTTCGAGAAAAGATCAAATCTTTTTTCACCTACGAAAACCACCTCCTCACCCAAGTCCTGCTCAACGAAGCCATCATCAACGAAAAGATCTTCGAAGTCTACGAACTCACCCCTGAAGACAAGGCAATGGTGCTTGCCAAAGAGGGCGAATCCATCGGTGGTCTCCCTGTATTTCCCGAAGCCCGCGCAGCATATCTGACTGAAACAGAGGTCACGGCAGAGTTCCCGCTTGATAAAATCTTTACTTTCATTGAATCCCTGCCCACCATGACCATGAGCGGGCAGGAGATTGCCGACCTCACTGCAAAGTTCGAGACGCTCTACCAGAGCAACAACGACCTCGAAGAGTTCTGCATCAGGAACAAGATCAACCCGATTAACGTCTGGTACCTCTTCAAGAAAAGTGGAGTGCTGCCGCAGCAGCGGGCCAAAACCATTGCGATGGAGTTCCTCGCCGACCTGATCCGCGAAATTCTCAATGAGGACGACGACGGTATTGTCCCTCTGGTACGTAACACCGGCGAAGAGATATTGATTGACCGCATTGAAAAGAAGTTTGAGGAGAAGGGGCTCACTTCCGCGCAGTTTGCCGCTTTCCCGACCGTTCTTGGCAAGGAGATCAACGACTACATCAACAACAAAAACTTTTTTAGCGACCTCTCCGATCACCTCAACCTCTTCATGTACCTGCCAAAGACACCATTTATCTGGCATATCACCTCCGGGCCACGTCAGGGATTTGATGCCTTCATCATCATCTACAAATGGAGTCGCGACAAGCTCTTTACCCTGAAGTCGGTCTATATTGAAAAGCGTGAGACGGCGCTGCGCAACCGCCAGTCAGACCTGCTTGGCGAGAAAAGCGCACAGGCAGAAGAGGAGAAGGATACCATTTTCCATCAGCTCAAGGAGATTGAGAGCCTCCGGAAAAAGATTGACGAACTGCTCTCCGAAGGCTACGACCCCAAGCTCGACGACGGTGTCGGCAAAAACATCGCTCCCTTGCAGAAGAGGGGTATCATCGCTTATGAGGTGCTGAATCCGGGACAGCTCAAAAAGTATCTGAATGCAGAGTGGTAA
- a CDS encoding PDDEXK nuclease domain-containing protein yields the protein MNYKQLLALFKETHQELQQRAARSVDTSLVIRNWLFGWYIVEFEQGGSDRAEYGANLLKKIAAQLTIKGCSERSLALCCKFYLTYSGILQALPAKSESRQNEFQKIGQTLPDQSFREQSELPEIQQALPVTSFDAIASAPKMVQELSETLAGCFSLGWTHYVALLTISNTDERRFYEIEASENSWGARELERQIAASLYERLALSRDKEGIRQLSEKGLIIEKPADVIKSPFVLEFLDLEEKTAYSEHALETAIIDHLEHFLLELGKGFLFEARQKRFTFDNDHFYVDLVFYNRLLRCYVLIDLKRDKLTHQDLGQMQMYVNYFDRYVKTEDELPTIGILLCHRKHDALVELTLPKDSNIFASKYQLYLPSKEELKRQLEEAAGIGHCENPDQEGMNDVR from the coding sequence ATGAACTATAAACAGTTACTTGCCCTCTTCAAAGAGACCCATCAGGAGTTACAGCAAAGAGCCGCCCGCTCGGTCGATACCTCCCTGGTGATCCGGAACTGGCTGTTCGGGTGGTACATTGTAGAGTTTGAGCAGGGCGGCTCAGACAGAGCGGAGTATGGCGCCAATTTGCTAAAAAAAATCGCGGCTCAGTTGACGATCAAAGGCTGTTCAGAACGAAGCCTCGCGCTCTGCTGTAAGTTCTATCTCACCTATTCTGGAATTTTGCAGGCACTGCCTGCAAAATCTGAAAGCAGGCAGAATGAGTTCCAAAAGATTGGGCAGACACTGCCTGACCAATCTTTTCGTGAGCAAAGTGAACTACCGGAGATTCAACAGGCACTGCCTGTTACATCTTTTGATGCCATAGCCAGTGCTCCCAAAATGGTTCAGGAACTCTCCGAAACATTGGCTGGCTGCTTTTCTCTCGGATGGACACATTACGTTGCTTTGCTGACCATATCGAACACTGATGAGCGCCGATTCTACGAAATTGAAGCCAGCGAAAACAGTTGGGGTGCCCGAGAGCTTGAGCGGCAGATAGCGGCCTCGCTGTATGAGCGGCTGGCACTCAGTCGTGACAAGGAGGGAATCCGGCAGCTCTCAGAGAAGGGGCTGATTATTGAAAAACCGGCGGATGTGATCAAAAGCCCCTTTGTGCTTGAGTTTCTGGATCTGGAAGAAAAAACCGCTTATTCGGAACATGCACTTGAAACGGCCATTATCGACCACCTCGAACACTTTCTGCTTGAACTGGGCAAAGGGTTTCTCTTTGAGGCTCGCCAGAAACGGTTCACCTTCGATAACGACCACTTTTATGTTGATCTGGTTTTTTATAATCGGCTCTTGCGCTGCTATGTGCTTATTGACCTCAAGCGCGACAAGCTGACGCATCAGGATCTTGGGCAGATGCAGATGTATGTGAACTACTTTGACCGCTATGTCAAAACGGAGGATGAACTGCCGACCATTGGCATTCTGTTGTGCCATCGCAAGCATGATGCGCTGGTTGAACTGACACTCCCCAAGGATTCAAATATTTTTGCATCAAAGTATCAGCTCTATCTGCCCTCAAAAGAGGAGCTGAAAAGGCAACTGGAAGAGGCTGCAGGCATTGGGCACTGCGAAAATCCCGATCAGGAGGGAATGAACGATGTTCGATAA